In one Bacillus thuringiensis genomic region, the following are encoded:
- a CDS encoding class I SAM-dependent DNA methyltransferase, giving the protein MAFTESDVYNNTAFFEQYMKRRYRENSPNESIEKPVFFQLIGHVQGKQILDLGCGDAKFGAELLEKGCHSYTGIEGSEFMYEKAKKQLENKNGSVHFLNLKDYTYPSSTFDLVTSRLALHYIEHLDTIFQKVFQTLKTNGTFTFSVQHPVITSSFESLQTSGKRTSWLVDHYFKLGKRVEPWIDQEVIKYHRTTEQYFTLLQQAGFTITSLKEATPNSTYFQNEEEYKRRLRIPLFLLFSCTK; this is encoded by the coding sequence ATGGCATTTACAGAATCTGATGTATACAATAACACAGCATTTTTCGAACAATATATGAAACGAAGATACCGAGAAAATAGCCCAAATGAATCCATTGAAAAACCAGTATTCTTTCAGCTCATTGGTCATGTACAAGGAAAACAAATTCTCGATTTAGGCTGTGGTGACGCTAAGTTTGGCGCGGAATTATTAGAAAAGGGATGCCACTCTTACACCGGCATTGAAGGCTCCGAATTTATGTATGAAAAAGCTAAAAAACAACTAGAAAATAAAAATGGATCTGTTCATTTTTTAAACCTCAAAGATTATACCTACCCCTCTTCCACTTTTGATTTAGTAACATCTAGACTCGCCTTACATTATATTGAACATCTTGATACCATTTTTCAAAAAGTGTTTCAAACTTTAAAAACAAATGGCACCTTTACCTTTAGCGTTCAACATCCCGTAATTACTTCTTCGTTTGAAAGCTTACAAACAAGTGGTAAAAGAACGAGTTGGCTCGTCGATCATTACTTTAAACTAGGCAAACGGGTTGAACCATGGATTGACCAAGAAGTTATTAAATATCATCGTACAACGGAACAGTATTTCACATTATTACAGCAAGCTGGATTTACCATTACATCATTAAAAGAAGCTACACCAAATTCAACCTATTTTCAAAATGAAGAAGAGTATAAACGTCGCTTACGAATTCCTCTCTTTCTCTTATTTTCTTGTACAAAATAA
- a CDS encoding glycine C-acetyltransferase — MSSKTLAKFLEENLEDLKSKGLYNVIDPLESSNGPIITIGGKEYINLSSNNYLGLATDSRLQEAAIGAIHKYGVGAGAVRTINGTLDLHIKLEETIAKFKHTEAAIAYQSGFNCNMAAISAVMDKNDAILSDELNHASIIDGSRLSKAKIIVYKHSDMEDLRQKAIAAKESGLYNKLMVITDGVFSMDGDVAKLPEIVEIAEELDLMTYVDDAHGSGVLGKGAGTVKHFGLSDKVDFQIGTLSKAIGVIGGYVAGKQNLIDWLKVRSRPFLFSTALTPADAAACMRSIEILMESTELHDRLWENGRYLKQGLKELGFNIGESETPITPCIIGDEVLTQEFSKRLNEEGVYAKSIVFPTVAKGTGRVRNMPTAAHTKEMLDEAIRKYEKVGKEMGII; from the coding sequence ATGTCTAGTAAAACACTTGCGAAATTTTTAGAAGAAAATTTAGAGGATTTAAAATCAAAGGGGCTTTATAACGTAATTGATCCGCTTGAGAGTTCAAATGGACCGATCATTACAATTGGCGGAAAAGAATATATTAACTTATCTTCAAACAACTATCTTGGATTAGCAACAGATAGCCGTTTGCAAGAAGCAGCAATTGGTGCAATTCATAAGTACGGTGTTGGGGCAGGAGCTGTTCGTACAATTAACGGTACTTTAGATTTGCATATTAAATTAGAAGAGACAATTGCAAAGTTTAAACATACAGAAGCAGCAATTGCTTACCAATCAGGATTTAACTGTAATATGGCAGCGATTTCAGCCGTTATGGATAAAAATGATGCAATTCTTTCAGACGAATTAAACCATGCTTCTATTATTGATGGTAGTCGTCTATCAAAAGCCAAAATTATTGTTTATAAACATTCGGATATGGAAGATTTACGCCAAAAAGCAATCGCGGCGAAAGAATCAGGTCTTTACAATAAATTAATGGTAATTACAGACGGTGTCTTCTCAATGGACGGAGATGTTGCGAAATTACCAGAAATTGTTGAGATTGCAGAAGAATTAGATTTAATGACATATGTAGACGATGCACACGGTTCAGGCGTACTTGGAAAAGGTGCAGGAACTGTAAAGCACTTCGGTCTATCTGATAAAGTTGATTTCCAAATTGGTACATTATCAAAAGCAATTGGGGTAATTGGTGGATATGTAGCAGGGAAACAAAACTTAATTGACTGGTTAAAAGTTCGTTCACGTCCATTCTTATTCTCTACAGCATTAACACCAGCTGATGCAGCTGCATGTATGCGATCCATTGAAATTTTAATGGAAAGCACAGAGCTACATGATCGTTTATGGGAAAATGGCCGCTACTTGAAACAAGGATTAAAAGAACTTGGCTTTAACATTGGGGAAAGTGAAACGCCAATTACACCTTGTATTATTGGTGACGAAGTGTTAACACAAGAGTTTAGTAAACGTCTAAATGAGGAAGGCGTATACGCAAAATCTATCGTGTTCCCAACTGTAGCTAAAGGAACAGGTCGTGTTCGTAATATGCCTACAGCAGCTCATACGAAAGAAATGTTAGATGAAGCAATTCGTAAGTATGAAAAAGTAGGAAAAGAAATGGGCATCATTTAA
- a CDS encoding L-threonine 3-dehydrogenase: MKKILVTGSLGQIGSELVMKLRDVYGASNVIATDIRETDSEVVTSGPFETLDVTDGQKLHDIAKRNEVDTIIHLAALLSATAEKNPLFAWNLNMGGLVNALEAARELNCKFFTPSSIGAFGPSTPKDNTPQDTIQRPTTMYGVNKVAGELLCDYYHQKFGVDTRGVRFPGLISYVAPPGGGTTDYAVEIYYEAIKKGAYTSYIAEGTYMDMMYMPDALQAIISLMEADPSKLVHRNAFNITAMSFEPEQIAASIRKHIPTFTMDYAVDPARQTIADSWPNSIDATAAMKEWGFKAEYDLDKMTTDMLDKLKKKLTAGLVMN, encoded by the coding sequence ATGAAAAAAATTCTAGTAACCGGTTCTTTAGGGCAAATTGGTTCTGAATTAGTAATGAAACTTCGTGATGTATACGGCGCATCAAATGTTATTGCAACAGATATTCGTGAAACAGATAGTGAAGTAGTAACATCTGGTCCATTTGAAACGTTAGATGTAACAGATGGACAAAAACTACATGATATCGCAAAGCGTAATGAAGTAGATACAATTATTCATTTAGCAGCTTTACTTTCAGCAACAGCAGAAAAAAATCCGTTATTTGCATGGAATTTAAATATGGGTGGACTTGTAAATGCATTAGAAGCAGCTCGTGAATTAAACTGTAAGTTCTTCACGCCAAGTTCTATCGGTGCATTCGGTCCATCGACGCCAAAAGATAATACACCGCAAGATACAATTCAGCGTCCTACTACGATGTATGGGGTGAACAAAGTAGCAGGAGAATTACTATGTGATTATTATCATCAAAAGTTTGGCGTAGATACGCGCGGTGTCCGTTTCCCAGGTTTAATTTCTTACGTAGCTCCTCCAGGAGGCGGAACGACTGATTATGCAGTTGAAATTTATTATGAGGCGATTAAAAAAGGTGCATACACCTCATACATTGCTGAAGGAACATATATGGACATGATGTATATGCCTGATGCTTTACAAGCAATCATTTCATTAATGGAAGCTGATCCAAGTAAGCTAGTGCATAGAAATGCATTTAACATTACAGCAATGAGCTTCGAGCCAGAGCAAATTGCAGCGTCAATTCGTAAACACATTCCGACGTTTACAATGGATTATGCAGTAGATCCAGCTCGTCAAACAATCGCTGATAGCTGGCCAAACTCTATTGACGCAACTGCAGCAATGAAAGAGTGGGGCTTTAAAGCAGAATACGATTTAGACAAAATGACAACTGACATGCTGGATAAGTTAAAAAAAAAGCTCACAGCTGGGTTAGTGATGAATTAA
- a CDS encoding NUDIX hydrolase has protein sequence MQRVDVVYALIHDEETDKILMVHNVEQNVWSLPGGAVEKGEILEEALIREVKEETGLTATLGGLVAINEKFFEESGNHALFFTFRANVVKGELIAEDEGEISAIEWVDRKIVNERFPYYDAGFESLLEVAIPYKFQPETK, from the coding sequence GTGCAAAGAGTTGACGTTGTATATGCACTAATACATGACGAAGAAACAGATAAAATATTAATGGTACATAATGTAGAACAAAATGTTTGGTCATTGCCAGGCGGGGCTGTGGAAAAAGGTGAAATATTAGAGGAAGCACTAATAAGAGAAGTGAAAGAAGAGACAGGTTTAACTGCTACGTTAGGTGGACTTGTTGCGATCAATGAAAAATTCTTTGAAGAATCAGGGAATCATGCACTATTTTTTACATTCCGAGCGAATGTAGTAAAAGGTGAACTTATTGCGGAAGATGAAGGTGAAATTTCTGCAATAGAGTGGGTGGATCGAAAAATTGTGAATGAGCGTTTCCCATACTATGACGCAGGATTTGAATCTTTATTAGAAGTAGCCATTCCGTACAAGTTTCAACCAGAAACAAAGTAA
- a CDS encoding vWA domain-containing protein, translated as MRQIFSDKKIDASLFLQMENLMYALLKEDDAYLEYGYKAYYDEIEKKVVISHFWDDRKEEDTVIGLKSEVFLKALGNKHYSDMTLIRSYAIELQESPLKKFLTQLFVLLEDLRVEEIVKNLRPGTKHVFKRRKEMYRNYFGSQNEINRVRNYHGDRLFCLCYLSLTSDKYEMFNNEYFEQIEAILHETFQARNTEDIMYIVEKIRYRLEALLESDMLNNYFGHAPLYLSVLADEKNCRVEDLANDDTQLIDDDENKNKMDESFSTWHRENKNNENENFLRFELESGTKTNMMGDTARESEDGDQALGSVQGTSQKSTQSNFDGADTEEARASHASSQHDGAYGKYNVGASHTFKEARKPNSDEKKDYQAIKSVVNKDVKELKKIIEKTIENKTNANSDKYYGRLRKKFLRIYTEKQPRMFYKKGQESQELDVAFQLLVDCSGSMYNKMEETKKSVVLFHEALKSLKIPHAISGFWEDASSAKPEDKPNVIHEVVNYKNSTLPNVGPEIMQLREEEDNRDGYIIRIVSEKLAKRPEKHKFLLVFTDGEPSALDYQQDGILDTHEAVKLARKSGMEVIGIFIEEGEAKEATYQLMKNIYNHHFLVANHAEDLRLKIKPLLKKLLLKTIE; from the coding sequence ATGAGACAAATTTTTAGTGACAAAAAAATTGATGCGTCGCTGTTTCTACAAATGGAAAATTTAATGTATGCCCTTCTAAAAGAAGACGATGCCTATCTTGAATATGGCTATAAAGCATACTACGACGAAATTGAAAAGAAAGTTGTCATTAGTCACTTTTGGGATGATCGAAAAGAAGAAGATACAGTAATCGGATTAAAAAGCGAAGTGTTCTTAAAAGCACTTGGTAATAAACATTACTCGGACATGACTTTAATTCGTTCTTATGCGATTGAATTGCAAGAATCGCCCCTAAAAAAGTTTTTAACACAATTATTTGTTCTATTAGAAGATTTACGCGTTGAGGAAATCGTAAAGAACTTACGTCCTGGCACGAAGCATGTTTTTAAACGTCGAAAAGAAATGTACCGCAACTATTTCGGCTCTCAAAATGAAATAAACCGCGTTCGTAATTATCACGGTGATCGTCTATTTTGCCTATGCTATCTTTCATTAACGAGCGATAAATATGAAATGTTTAATAATGAATATTTTGAGCAAATTGAAGCGATTTTACATGAAACATTCCAAGCACGTAACACAGAAGATATTATGTATATCGTTGAGAAAATTCGCTATCGCTTAGAGGCGCTTCTTGAAAGTGATATGCTTAACAACTATTTCGGACATGCTCCACTTTACTTATCTGTCCTTGCAGACGAAAAGAACTGTCGCGTCGAAGATTTAGCAAATGATGATACGCAGCTTATAGATGACGATGAAAATAAAAACAAAATGGATGAAAGTTTCTCCACATGGCATCGTGAAAATAAAAATAACGAAAACGAGAACTTTTTACGCTTTGAATTAGAAAGCGGAACAAAAACTAATATGATGGGTGATACTGCCCGTGAATCAGAAGATGGCGACCAAGCACTTGGTTCTGTACAAGGTACTTCACAAAAAAGTACACAATCCAACTTTGATGGCGCTGATACAGAAGAAGCAAGGGCTTCACACGCTTCTAGCCAGCACGACGGTGCATACGGTAAGTATAATGTAGGTGCTTCTCATACATTTAAAGAAGCTCGCAAACCAAACTCAGATGAGAAAAAAGATTACCAAGCTATCAAATCAGTCGTTAATAAAGATGTAAAAGAATTAAAGAAAATTATCGAAAAAACAATTGAAAATAAAACGAATGCGAATAGCGATAAATATTACGGAAGACTTCGTAAGAAATTCCTTCGTATTTATACCGAAAAACAACCGCGTATGTTTTATAAAAAAGGACAAGAGTCACAAGAACTCGATGTTGCATTCCAACTGTTAGTTGACTGTTCTGGTTCTATGTATAACAAAATGGAAGAAACGAAGAAGAGTGTTGTACTATTCCATGAAGCTTTAAAATCTTTAAAAATCCCACACGCTATTAGCGGATTTTGGGAAGATGCCTCTAGCGCTAAACCTGAAGATAAACCAAACGTTATCCATGAAGTTGTAAATTATAAAAACTCAACGTTACCAAACGTTGGTCCAGAAATTATGCAACTTCGTGAAGAAGAAGATAACCGCGACGGATATATTATTCGTATCGTTTCTGAAAAACTTGCCAAAAGACCTGAGAAACATAAATTCTTACTAGTCTTCACAGACGGTGAGCCTTCTGCGCTAGACTATCAACAAGACGGAATTTTAGATACGCATGAAGCTGTTAAACTCGCGCGTAAAAGTGGTATGGAAGTAATCGGTATCTTCATCGAAGAAGGCGAAGCGAAAGAAGCAACTTATCAATTGATGAAAAACATTTATAACCATCACTTCTTAGTTGCAAATCATGCTGAAGATTTACGATTGAAGATTAAACCATTGCTGAAAAAACTATTACTGAAGACGATTGAATAG
- a CDS encoding ATP-binding protein, with amino-acid sequence MLEQFHIHADLKQQLSTIHEKNKQEAGENAHLIGTKIYKASDNSIIEDAITALLLGKNILLKGPTGSGKTVLAETLSSLFQKPMHSINCSVDLDVEGILGYNTLQTKDGASEVSFVNGPLMKAMKNGHFLYIDEINMAKPETLPLLHGALDYRKMITNPFTQEVVFGDDEYRVIAAINEGYVGTSELNEALKNRFVIIEVPYIQGDTLKELLLAESKLNDVATIEKFVAFASDLMPLARDGRVSEEAASIRGIIDACDLGVYIPVMRAIERSIIAKLNDETEQMTVRELAESYFFEG; translated from the coding sequence ATGTTAGAACAATTTCATATACATGCTGATTTAAAACAACAGCTTTCTACGATTCATGAAAAGAATAAACAAGAAGCTGGTGAAAATGCACATTTAATCGGAACGAAAATATATAAAGCGTCTGATAATAGCATTATTGAAGATGCAATTACAGCACTTCTTCTTGGCAAGAACATTCTATTAAAAGGACCGACTGGTAGTGGTAAAACAGTACTAGCGGAAACTCTTTCTTCTTTATTCCAAAAACCAATGCATAGCATTAACTGCTCTGTCGACTTAGATGTAGAGGGTATTTTAGGATACAACACACTACAAACGAAAGATGGTGCATCTGAAGTTTCATTCGTTAACGGTCCTCTTATGAAAGCAATGAAGAACGGTCACTTCCTATATATTGACGAAATCAATATGGCAAAACCTGAAACTTTACCGCTACTTCACGGCGCATTAGATTACCGTAAAATGATTACAAACCCATTTACACAAGAGGTTGTATTCGGTGATGACGAATACCGTGTAATTGCTGCGATTAACGAAGGTTACGTTGGAACAAGTGAGCTAAATGAAGCATTAAAAAACCGTTTCGTTATTATTGAAGTTCCTTACATTCAAGGTGACACATTAAAAGAACTATTATTAGCAGAATCAAAATTAAATGATGTTGCAACAATTGAAAAGTTTGTTGCATTTGCAAGCGACCTTATGCCTTTAGCTCGCGATGGACGTGTAAGTGAAGAAGCAGCAAGTATTCGTGGTATTATCGACGCATGTGATTTAGGTGTATATATTCCTGTTATGCGAGCGATTGAACGAAGCATAATTGCAAAACTTAATGATGAAACAGAACAAATGACTGTCCGTGAATTAGCAGAAAGTTATTTCTTTGAGGGATAA
- a CDS encoding cardiolipin synthase: MKKPIVQLLLIFIIVSIVLFLLNTSYISLYTFVGALWSITIVGISFVIFIENRSPQSTLAWFLVLALLPIIGVLLYAIFGRSRWRRKKHLHRSEEQRKLFREILEGRRLELLLTVPLNERSIHLTEVIQKFGGGPVADRTTTKLLTNGDQTFSEILRAIDQAKHHIHIQYYIYKSDEIGTKVRDALIQKAKDGVIVRFLYDGLGSNTLRRRFLQPMKEAGIEIVEFDPIFSAWLLETVNYRNHRKIVIVDGEIGFTGGLNVGDEYLGRSKKFPVWRDSHLKIEGKALYKLQAIFLEDWLYASSGLNTYSWDQFMNRQYFPGKEISNAEGAVQIVASGPSSDDKSIRNTLLAVMGSAKKSIWIATPYFIPDQETLTLLRLSAIAGIDVRILYPGKSDSIISDQASQSYFTPLLKAGASIYSYKDGFMHAKIVLVDDTIATIGTANMDVRSFELNYEIISVLYESKTVHDIKRDFEEDFKHSTEIKWNSFQKRSIKKRILESFMRLISPLL, from the coding sequence ATGAAGAAGCCTATCGTTCAATTACTATTAATATTTATAATTGTATCTATCGTTCTGTTCCTATTAAATACATCGTATATTTCGTTATATACATTTGTCGGTGCCCTATGGTCCATCACAATCGTAGGAATTTCATTCGTTATTTTTATAGAAAATAGATCTCCACAAAGTACATTAGCGTGGTTTTTAGTATTAGCACTTCTTCCTATTATAGGTGTGCTTTTATACGCTATTTTCGGGCGCAGCCGCTGGAGAAGAAAAAAACATCTCCATCGTTCAGAAGAACAAAGAAAATTATTCCGTGAAATATTAGAAGGAAGAAGACTAGAGTTATTACTCACAGTCCCACTAAATGAACGTTCCATACATTTAACAGAAGTCATACAAAAATTTGGAGGCGGTCCTGTCGCAGATAGAACAACTACAAAACTTTTAACAAACGGAGATCAAACATTTTCAGAAATTTTGCGAGCTATAGATCAGGCAAAACATCATATACATATTCAATACTACATTTATAAATCTGATGAAATTGGTACAAAAGTTCGAGATGCTTTAATACAAAAAGCAAAAGATGGTGTTATTGTACGTTTCCTTTATGATGGTCTTGGAAGTAATACGTTAAGAAGACGATTTTTGCAACCTATGAAAGAAGCTGGGATTGAAATAGTAGAATTTGACCCTATTTTTTCAGCTTGGTTACTTGAAACGGTCAATTATCGTAACCATCGAAAAATCGTTATTGTAGATGGAGAAATTGGTTTTACCGGAGGACTCAACGTCGGTGATGAATATCTTGGCCGTTCCAAGAAATTTCCTGTTTGGCGTGATAGTCATTTAAAGATAGAAGGAAAAGCATTATATAAATTACAAGCAATCTTTCTAGAAGACTGGCTCTATGCCTCTAGTGGTTTAAATACTTATTCCTGGGATCAATTCATGAATAGACAATACTTCCCAGGTAAAGAGATTTCAAATGCAGAAGGTGCTGTTCAAATCGTAGCAAGTGGACCAAGCTCCGATGATAAAAGTATTCGTAATACATTATTAGCTGTTATGGGCTCTGCAAAAAAATCCATTTGGATCGCTACCCCCTACTTTATTCCAGATCAAGAAACTTTAACATTATTACGCTTAAGTGCAATTGCCGGAATAGATGTACGGATTTTATATCCAGGTAAAAGTGATAGCATCATTAGTGATCAAGCATCTCAATCCTATTTCACTCCGCTTTTAAAAGCTGGTGCTTCTATTTACAGTTATAAAGATGGTTTTATGCATGCAAAAATTGTACTCGTTGATGATACAATTGCAACTATTGGAACAGCGAACATGGATGTACGTAGCTTTGAATTGAATTACGAAATTATTAGCGTACTTTATGAATCAAAAACAGTTCACGATATTAAACGTGATTTTGAAGAAGATTTTAAACATTCAACTGAAATTAAATGGAACTCTTTCCAAAAAAGAAGTATAAAAAAACGCATATTGGAGTCTTTCATGAGGCTCATTTCTCCTTTACTGTAG